The Aspergillus flavus chromosome 2, complete sequence region GGCAAGTCAAGTACTGTCATGTTAAAGTTCCGTTCTAGCATGACTATATGTCAGGCATGcactcatcatcgtcatcgtcatcgtcattaTCGGAACAGTCGAAGTCGCCTTCAGGGCTCTCATACAGGTTCTCCGGGTCTCCCAGGACGTTCTTGATACGTCGCCCGAGTTCTTCAACCAGAAAGATCCTCTGTGCCGCCAGTTGATCCAGCCCTCGCAACCGCTGGATCATGTCCACCATTCCACTGAGCTTCAAGCAAGTCTCCTTAAGCCCAAACGTCGGTGAAAGAAGTCCGTCATCGGCGGCAGCAGGTTCGCCCTCAATAAGGAAGACCTCAGGGACGCCAAATTCGTCATGAAGCCTTTTCCATCTCAGTGCGCGAGAAATGCTTCTGTAGAATTCCTCAATCAATTCatctctttccccctccttgATTCGCATAGCAGTGCCTTCATTTAGCATTCCTAGGTTGGACATCAATTTCCGAGAGATATTGGCTCTGACAGCCTCCTCACTCATCCCTCTCGAAACTCCATCGTCGACTAAACTCATATACTCCCGGGCCAGCTCAACCATAGCAATGCGAGACTGTAGAGTGCAGTAAACAGTGTTGGCTTTGAAAGTCTCAAGCTCCATAAACAAACTGACTAGGTTGGACGTGGGCTGACAGAATGAAGAAAGGCCGAAATACTTCCAGTGAGCTTCCATCAGGGTAGCAAAATAACGTGCACACTTTGACTTTGAGGATGGCACCATGGCTGCTTTCCCCGATGGTGCTCCCTTAGGTTGTTGAACCTCATGTATCGCCAGTGGAAGCCCTggttgaccttgtccttgCGTATCTGGTGGTGTCTTTCTAGAAGGAGGGTTTGGATGCAATTGCTTGTCTTGCCTGGCAGTCATACTGTCAGAGCAAGTGTAATGGCACTTGGCACAGTCCCGATGTGGCCATGAGTGGCCAAGGCGAACACACTAGTGTAGCCATCGTCAGTATCTGCCAGCAACCAAATGAATGGAAAGTAAAACAGTAGTTTACTGCACAAGTCGTCATACCTCCTTCTCCGTACATTGACACTGTGTGCCTTCCAGGTATTGCAATCGCTCTGAGATTGCGAGGCTAGATGTGATATCCATCTTAACagtatagaaaatttaaGATACTGTCCGCAAGACGGGATTGATAGAAGAGGTAAGACAGATATAGCGAGTAAGAAGGATGGTGGACGGATCCAGAATCAGTGGGATGTGGCAGATTCTTCGTCCTTCTTATAGTTTATACCTTGAGTCGTTGATCTAGTCTCTACAAGGCGTTTGCCGATCAATGCCCATCCTTGTCCATTCTGTCCATTTTGTCCCATTCTGTCCCATTCTGTCCCGTTTTGTCCCATTTTGTCCCATTTTGTCCCATTTTGTCCCATCTTTGCCCATCTTTACCCATCCTCCTAGTGACCCATATGCATCCATCCGAATCCAGTTAGATCCAACAATATCCCCCAAAAATCCCGCAAAATCCCGCGAAATCTTGCAAAATCCAACAAAATCCAATAAAACCAAGCAAGGCCAACCAAGTCCATTCTAATATCTAACCCCCACCAATAAGCAATCAACATAATCTCTAATGCTCCTATCATCCCTAATACCCCATACCAGTAGCCCAAATACTCCAACCATCACTTATATTCCACAAGAAGCCAGATACAGTCAACATAGAAGTTTCTGACTCGGCAAATCCAGAGCATTTGACTGAAGTAAATCATATCCTATTGACAATATCCGCTCAGAAGGCCGAGTCACGGGTAGTCACTCTTCTTACCGCACATCGTCAAATTGGATTGCCATTTGTCTGTATGCTCTAGTCATTCATTATGGAAGATATTTATTTGATCTACGATACACCCTACGTTGTTATGGTCGGATCCAGGGTGATAGCAATTATGAGATATATTAGTTACCAAAGGGAAATTAACAGCTGTAGTTTCACAACCTTGAGTACCTTGGGAACATCGAACTTAGGGCTGACACCTTTTGGTAGCCTGGGAGTGACAGGTCACAGTAACtatctagttaatattaGGAATGGACCTGCGTCCTATACTATGTTTATATGTCCAGTGAAAAGTAGGAGGCTTTGTATATCACAGATGAAAGGAACTTGAATCTAAAATCAATCAGACGTATTTATACACTTGTTGAATCAGACAAGCCTTCAGATAACTCAGTACATAAACAACAGATAATTGCACCACCTTCCGGCCATTACTGATAAGTAACCTTCAACTCCGAATCACTAACGATAGTCGGAACAGCCTGAACAGTATTGCTCGATCTATCCTGAACCGCATACAGAGCCGATCCACCAAGTCCATACTCCTTACCCCCCGCCTTAGCAACACACCCAGTAAAAGTCGCCTCGCCAAAGTCCACAAACGTCAGTCCATCACCATCAACCGCCAAGTCCTCCAGAATCCACTCGGCATTCTGACCAGTCAAAGTCGCAGTCGCCGCCGGAGCAGAGGCAGTAACCGTCACATTCTTGCCGGTAGTCAAATTTTCGATAACCGCCACACCCTCGCTGTTAGAGGTCGACTCGACACTGGTGAAGACCACATCCCCGAAGTTGAACTCGAGGTCAATATTCACCGAGTTGGCCGGGTACCACTCGTACCAGCCGGCGAAGGAGGGCTTGCCGTTTTGCACGTAGATATCGACGCCGGCTTGCCAGATGGCGTCGCCGGAGGTGGCGCCGTCGATACCGACCCAGAAGGATGCGGCTTGCGTTTGGGACGATGAGGCCGCTGTTGGCGTCACGGAGGGGAGGGTGAAGGTCGCTGCGACGTAGCTGTAGGTTGCGCTGGCTGCGGGAGCGGTTGTTTGCACTGCTCCCGCCCAATTCTCGTTGATTAGGTAGTCGTCTTCGGATTGGGCCTGGCTGTGTGCGATGGCCTTGGATTTGGCTTGGGGAGCGGGTGTGACTTGGGCGCTAGGCTGTTCAGCTTGCGCTTCGGAGGGACTGTCAAGGTCGATTTCGCCGAGCCAGCCTGGGCTCTGGAAACGCCGAGCTCTGAGGCCTTGGCCGTGGGGTCCGGCGAGGGCTGTGCCGGTTAAGAGGGCTGTCAAAgccagagaagaagggaatttCATAGTGATAAAAGATAGtacaagaaatatatatgtacaagcGAAAGAATTAAAGGACCCTGCCAGTCAATGAGCGAATGAATAAACGAATGTATAGTCCAGGCGAAAGATTCCAGATC contains the following coding sequences:
- a CDS encoding peptidase A4 family-domain-containing protein is translated as MKFPSSLALTALLTGTALAGPHGQGLRARRFQSPGWLGEIDLDSPSEAQAEQPSAQVTPAPQAKSKAIAHSQAQSEDDYLINENWAGAVQTTAPAASATYSYVAATFTLPSVTPTAASSSQTQAASFWVGIDGATSGDAIWQAGVDIYVQNGKPSFAGWYEWYPANSVNIDLEFNFGDVVFTSVESTSNSEGVAVIENLTTGKNVTVTASAPAATATLTGQNAEWILEDLAVDGDGLTFVDFGEATFTGCVAKAGGKEYGLGGSALKTPPDTQGQGQPGLPLAIHEVQQPKGAPSGKAAMVPSSKSKCARYFATLMEAHWKYFGLSSFCQPTSNLVSLFMELETFKANTVYCTLQSRIAMVELAREYMSLVDDGVSRGMSEEAVRANISRKLMSNLGMLNEGTAMRIKEGERDELIEEFYRSISRALRWKRLHDEFGVPEVFLIEGEPAAADDGLLSPTFGLKETCLKLSGMVDMIQRLRGLDQLAAQRIFLVEELGRRIKNVLGDPENLYESPEGDFDCSDNDDDDDDDEESGSIMEDDMLYTLGLLTIEPAKWIDRYEWDQTSQMEKCAMGTYWKSFGDAMEVSYDSLPSGKKGFKDGLQFFEEIEKWCRDYEIQAMPHHPPGISDLQDQLIRNVALNGVPKILHNLARNMILVLMDDQLRLSQPAPWVYALTHTVLVVRKYILRYLVLPRPLLFRQLRVNPDPEERSPHRVRIWEAYPYYVAPTLWNRWGPYAWITWAQGRPLPGDDGDRFMPCGFNTRDIGPSYMKGRGRNYARQENVKLRRGRRGQCPF